The following proteins come from a genomic window of Bactrocera tryoni isolate S06 chromosome 1, CSIRO_BtryS06_freeze2, whole genome shotgun sequence:
- the LOC120770645 gene encoding bromodomain-containing protein DDB_G0270170, translating to MAGIQLTGADEHMSPAFMSGATPTATVEEINVPVFIDEYLQQPAATHTEAATNINNYSQISSNSSNSSSSSNICHSISSGNGSNANNNIINGNGFVDFEFDIDMFLDGSDAETYNNNHSNNNNKNNNSSTTSMSNNTLNNNGIDMADIDDTFLSCINNTNNNNYIINNNSNANNNQWQQPINIKYENSENLSEFDLSNDLLLSTDISTAIDDFMPEFFECSEQAININGLDFGNLLNNSQDPMLPCTSSTPSNSQQLSVNRLEPIVPKIEEHDEVPCDDDNMLVEIEDMDIATPIIIPSLSSLPSNSSRMQQKRLKLHLPSAHIADPLSTPTVLGGIVDLQVEQMAIGSTNYGETTIDDIVEVLQDPSSHPLIYNEEDLPPTPRSYTSTSTYTNEYMPSSPSPSNISSNQQMNSNKKKRGRPAKDRSDQPDPSKLLKMSEAERKKLMDRAKNNEASRVSRRKNKLREEREIRLENELLEANNLRQAELMKLNKIKDKLKRALKRGLSNTRPRSFN from the exons ATGGCTGGGATTCAGTTGACAGGTGCCGACGAGCACATGTCGCCCGCGTTCATGAGTGGAGCAACGCCTACTGCTACAGTTGAAGAGATAAATGTTCCGGTATTCATAGATG aaTATCTACAGCAGCCAGCGGCTACGCATACTGAAGCAGCAACCAATATCAACAACTACAGCCAAATCAGCAGcaatagcagcaacagcagcagcagcagcaatatttGCCATAGCATCAGTAGCGGCAACGGcagcaacgccaacaacaatatcatAAACGGCAACGGATTTGTAGATTTTGAATTTGACATTGATATGTTTCTGGACGGCAGTGACGCAGAAACttataacaacaaccacagcaacaataacaacaaaaataacaactctAGTACCACCAGCATGAGTAACAATACTTTGAACAACAACGGCATCGACATGGCCGACATCGATGACACCTTTTTAAGCTGCATTaataatacaaacaacaacaactatattattaataataatagcaacgcCAATAATAATCAGTGGCAACAAcccattaacattaaatatgaGAATTCCGAAAATTTATCAGAATTCGATTTGAGCAATGATCTCTTACTGAGCACGGATATTTCGACAGCTATCGATGATTTTATGCCAGAGTTTTTCGAATGCAGTGAGCAGGCGATCAATATCAATGGTTTGGATTTCGGCAATCTGTTGAACAATTCACAGGATCCAATGTTGCCTTGCACCAGCAGCACACCGAGCAACAGCCAACAATTGTCCGTCAATCGTTTGGAGCCCATAGTTCCGAAAATCGAGGAACACGACGAAGTACCATGTGACGATGATAACATGCTCGTAGAAATAGAGGATATGGATATAGCAACACCAATCATAATACCGTCATTATCATCACTGCCATCAAATAGTAGTCGTATGCAACAAAAGCGTTTAAAATTGCATCTACCATCTGCGCATATAGCAGATCCACTCTCAACACCTACCGTACTCGGTGGTATTGTGGATCTACAG GTCGAACAAATGGCTATTGGTTCTACAAATTACGGTGAAACTACCATCGATGACATTGTAGAAGTCTTACAAGATCCCAGCAGCCATCCGCTCATATACAATGAAGAAGATTTGCCACCAACGCCGCGCAGTTACACCTCCACATCAACATATACCAATGAATATATGCCCAGCTCACCATCACCATCCAACATTTCATCCAATCAGCAGATGaacagcaacaaaaagaaaCGCGGGCGTCCTGCTAAAGACCGCAGCGATCAACCAGATCCctcaaaattgttgaaaatgtcCGAGGCTGAACGTAAGAAGCTGATGGATCGTGCCAAGAATAATGAAGCGAGTCGTGTATCGCGCCGAAAGAACAAATTGCGCGAGGAGAGGGAAATACGACTGGAAAACGAACTGCTTGAGGCAAATAATCTGAGGCAGGCAGAGCTGATGAAACTCAATAAGATCAAGGATAAGCTGAAACGCGCTCTGAAGCGTGGACTGTCCAACACTAGACCACGTAGCTTCAATTAA
- the LOC120770672 gene encoding uncharacterized protein LOC120770672, which produces MHHSRSVAQLKQQQHRTWQRDYRAYIRMCAYYRHRSVVGITGGVGGGTYTPTHTPTIQAHTQYFMLNIQKHLLKRMNIYWRNIAVIIHKVNTINKFKFDKFSKKKNSRMLHGVMGLRVTSSMMRHCIMMLGK; this is translated from the coding sequence ATGCACCATTCGCGTTCGGTGGcgcaactaaaacaacaacaacaccgtaCTTGGCAGCGCGACTATCGCGCCTACATTCGTATGTGTGCATACTATCGGCATCGTTCCGTAGTAGGCATAACCGGCGGCGTCGGCGGCGGTACGTACACGCCCACCCACACACCCACCATACAAGCGCATACGCAATATTTTATGTTGAACATTCAAAAGCACTTGCTAAAGCGTATGAACATTTATTGGCGCAATATAGCGGTAATTATTCACAAAGTGAATACGATCAATAAGTTTAAGTTCGACAAGTTTAGCAAGAAGAAAAACTCTCGTATGCTACACGGTGTAATGGGTTTACGTGTGACGTCATCAATGATGCGACATTGCATCATGATGCTCGGTAAGTAG
- the LOC120766527 gene encoding N-sulphoglucosamine sulphohydrolase — translation MSLTTRRVITLLALINASCLMLSVSATANDEIKNVLILLADDAGFESGAYLNKFCQTPNLDALAERGLLFNNAFTSVSSCSPSRAQLLTGQASHSNGMYGLHQGVHNFNVLPGTTSLPNVLREKSQGRILSGIIGKKHVGASANFQFDFEQTEEQHSINQIGRNITRIRHYAREFFAKASEEARPFFLLVGFHDPHRCGHITPQYGEFCERWGSGEVGMGIIPDWKPIYYDWRNLEVPPHLPDTDVVRQELAAQYMTTSRLDQGVGVVLKELAAHGFDANTLVIYTSDNGPPFPGGRTNFYEHGVREPMIIAAPTAQARHHETTGAMSSLLDVFNTVLDVFHYYTPTANASKDDATKSLLPILYKEPQPVESDAVFGSQNFHEVTMTYPMRMIRTRRYKLIHNLNFWSYFPIDQDLYTSPSFQQLLNATIAKQSYPWYKTLLSYYERPEWELYDVKADPLERYNLFGKSKYQRVFEELSARLFKWQVNTADPWRCAPHAVLEAQGVYRDSPVCLTLGHEALRRPLTQYEKYELL, via the coding sequence ATGTCGCTGACCACACGGCGTGTAATCACATTGCTGGCGCTTATCAACGCCTCGTGCCTGATGCTAAGTGTAAGCGCGACGGCGAATGATGAAATCAAGAATGTTTTAATACTGCTAGCGGATGACGCGGGCTTCGAGTCGGGCGCTTATCTAAACAAGTTCTGTCAGACGCCGAATCTGGACGCTCTGGCCGAGCGCGGCTTGCTGTTCAATAATGCTTTCACTTCGGTGAGCAGCTGTTCGCCCAGCCGCGCACAACTCTTAACCGGTCAGGCGAGTCACAGCAATGGCATGTATGGATTGCACCAGGGCGTGCATAACTTCAATGTGCTGCCCGGCACCACTTCGCTGCCAAATGTGCTCCGCGAAAAGTCCCAGGGACGGATACTTAGCGGCATCATCGGTAAGAAACATGTTGGCGCTAGCGCTAATTTCCAATTTGACTTTGAGCAGACCGAGGAACAGCATTCAATCAATCAAATTGGACGCAACATAACGAGAATTAGACATTATGCGCGTGAGTTCTTTGCCAAGGCGAGCGAGGAGGCGCGTCCGTTCTTCTTGCTTGTCGGCTTTCACGATCCACATCGTTGTGGACATATAACGCCGCAATATGGTGAGTTCTGTGAGCGTTGGGGTTCCGGTGAAGTGGGTATGGGCATTATACCCGATTGGAAACCGATTTATTATGATTGGCGTAACTTGGAAGTGCCGCCGCATTTGCCGGACACGGATGTGGTGCGTCAGGAGCTGGCCGCGCAGTATATGACCACATCGCGCTTGGATCAAGGTGTGGGTGTCGTGCTGAAAGAGCTCGCAGCGCATGGTTTTGACGCCAATACTTTAGTTATTTACACATCCGATAATGGACCACCATTTCCGGGCGGACGTACGAATTTTTACGAGCATGGCGTACGTGAACCAATGATCATTGCGGCGCCAACCGCCCAGGCGCGCCATCATGAGACTACTGGCGCTATGTCTAGTCTACTGGATGTCTTCAATACAGTGCTGGATGTGTTCCACTATTATACGCCCACGGCAAATGCGTCCAAAGATGATGCTACGAAATCGTTATTGCCAATACTTTACAAAGAACCGCAACCGGTTGAAAGTGATGCAGTGTTTGGTAGTCAGAATTTCCATGAGGTCACAATGACCTATCCAATGCGCATGATACGCACGCGTCGTTATAAACTAATACACAATTTAAACTTTTGGTCATACTTCCCCATCGATCAAGATCTGTACACATCGCCCTCCTTTCAGCAACTTTTAAACGCAACGATCGCCAAACAATCATATCCATGGTATAAGACGCTGCTATCATATTATGAACGACCAGAATGGGAGTTGTACGACGTTAAAGCGGATCCTTTGGAGCGCTACAATTTATTCGGTAAATCCAAATATCAGCGCGTATTCGAGGAGTTAAGTGCTCGTTTATTTAAGTGGCAAGTGAATACGGCGGATCCTTGGCGTTGTGCGCCGCATGCAGTTCTCGAGGCACAGGGTGTGTACAGAGACAGTCCAGTATGTTTGACTCTAGGCCATGAGGCACTACGTCGCCCACTCACACAATATGAGAAGTATGAGTTGCTGTAA
- the LOC120766313 gene encoding uncharacterized protein LOC120766313, with the protein MNCQRSSLLLLLLLVLLCVCAECDAKKWRSHIKKKSNAPKISATFRTVPPKRKSTMPKHHAAPHKRNPKMNYYHPLPSKWPTHMSSALPSNYYLASSYYPRWRSYHTAPSKSALKKIDLTPPFTPLPFGGYSMPLRRSDDFDVSDSSSDALPSTTLVDMSAFNAAMSDGFFDTDLPHSTTSGEFMPPEISLGGWTPVDYKSFMADADFSLWNEQLGLNRRLDIDELMYSNPYEMHFI; encoded by the exons ATGAACTGCCAACGGAGCTCACTGCTACTGCTACTCCTTCTTGTATTGCTTTGCGTTTGCGCGGAGTGCGATGCCAAAAAGTGGCGATCGCACATTAAGAAGAAGAGTAATGCACCCAAAATATCAGCCACCTTCCGCACAG TGCCACCGAAACGCAAGTCAACAATGCCGAAACATCACGCAGCGCCACATAAACGTAACCCGAAAATGAACTACTATCATCCGTTGCCCTCAAAGTGGCCCACCCATATGTCCAGCGCATTGCCCTCGAACTACTACTTGGCCTCGTCGTATTACCCACGCTGGCGTTCCTACCACACAGCACCGTCGAAGTCGGCACTCAAGAAAATTGATTTGACGCCACCATTTACGCCTCTGCCCTTTGGTGGCTATTCAATGCCACTGCGGCGCTCGGATGATTTTGATGTTTCGGATAGCAGCAGCGATGCTTTGCCGTCCACCACTTTGGTGGACATGAGTGCCTTCAATGCTGCAATGTCTGATGGTTTCTTCGATACTGACTTACCACATTCTACTACTAGTGGTGAGTTTATGCCACCGGAAATATCGTTAGGCGGCTGGACACCGGTGGATTACAAGTCGTTTATGGCAGATGCCGATTTCAGTCTCTGGAACGAGCAGTTGGGTCTGAATCGTCGGCTCGATATAGACGAACTTATGTACAGTAATCCTTatgaaatgcattttatttaa